One genomic window of Prochlorococcus sp. MIT 0801 includes the following:
- a CDS encoding DnaJ domain-containing protein: protein MTTTVDPNYWSLLGVSPECDSNELKSAFRKEARKWHPDLNKNDVNAEERFKLINEAYAILSDPKKRREWEKQNNKHEDIFENRFPTYEEYINIVLGIRIDLKKESDEQYSEPSEDEYEDFEQTNFNEYIPTTSEPVPPPTLIYEDQESIVEISPDQALYGSSVDIQLQDGTLVEVLTPPFAGDGWRLRIEGAAIGCRDHFVQLKVQTKEGLRIDGLRVTYRLELFPHDALLGCAVDIPTLNGSVTLQVPPNSSTGRLLRLRGRGLEYEEYRGDQIVEIIIVLPDNLSDSELALYQRLNEISMENY, encoded by the coding sequence ATGACTACTACCGTTGATCCTAATTATTGGTCTCTATTAGGAGTCTCTCCAGAATGTGATTCTAATGAGCTTAAATCTGCCTTTAGGAAAGAGGCAAGAAAGTGGCACCCTGATTTAAATAAGAATGATGTCAATGCAGAGGAAAGATTTAAATTAATTAATGAAGCCTATGCGATACTTAGCGATCCAAAAAAGAGAAGGGAATGGGAGAAGCAAAATAATAAACATGAAGATATCTTTGAAAATAGATTTCCAACCTATGAGGAATATATAAATATTGTATTAGGAATAAGAATAGATTTAAAAAAAGAAAGTGATGAACAATATTCAGAACCTTCTGAAGATGAATACGAAGACTTTGAACAAACTAATTTTAATGAATATATTCCTACCACCAGTGAGCCAGTACCACCTCCAACTTTAATTTATGAAGATCAAGAGTCAATTGTAGAAATCTCACCAGATCAAGCTCTTTATGGTTCTTCAGTAGATATTCAGTTGCAAGACGGCACCCTTGTTGAGGTTTTAACTCCGCCATTTGCAGGTGATGGATGGAGATTACGAATAGAAGGTGCTGCAATCGGTTGTCGCGATCATTTTGTTCAATTAAAAGTACAAACGAAAGAAGGTCTAAGAATAGATGGATTAAGAGTTACATATCGTCTTGAATTGTTTCCACATGATGCTTTATTGGGTTGTGCTGTTGATATTCCAACTTTAAATGGATCTGTAACATTACAAGTACCTCCTAATTCTTCTACAGGGAGGTTATTAAGACTTAGAGGACGTGGATTGGAATACGAGGAATATCGTGGTGATCAAATAGTTGAAATAATTATTGTGTTACCGGATAATTTAAGTGATTCTGAACTAGCATTATATCAACGTCTAAATGAAATATCTATGGAGAATTATTAG
- a CDS encoding DUF3110 domain-containing protein, with amino-acid sequence MLVNVLLYEAGTESEGIHSLELKGTTVILMFEDKDDAERYCGLLEAQDFPTPSVEELTKTDIEAFCIEAGYESRFVEKGFIPRTDEERLMISPPLSNLEVGNWQNQDNLNEQTSSNDQLQDIKKRLENLL; translated from the coding sequence ATGTTAGTTAATGTCCTTTTGTATGAGGCGGGGACTGAAAGTGAAGGCATACATTCCCTCGAACTTAAGGGAACGACAGTAATCCTTATGTTCGAAGACAAGGACGATGCTGAGAGATATTGTGGACTTTTAGAAGCTCAAGACTTTCCTACACCATCTGTTGAGGAGTTAACCAAGACGGATATTGAAGCATTTTGTATTGAAGCTGGTTATGAATCCCGCTTTGTAGAAAAAGGCTTTATCCCAAGAACCGATGAAGAGCGCCTTATGATTTCACCACCTCTTTCAAATTTAGAAGTAGGAAATTGGCAAAATCAAGATAATTTAAATGAACAAACATCTTCTAATGATCAACTCCAAGATATAAAAAAACGTTTAGAAAATCTTTTATGA
- the murQ gene encoding N-acetylmuramic acid 6-phosphate etherase has product MSDINKDSKNIINRILTEQINLTSNELDTKSTNEIVNIFSEADKEPQKAVERVIPELVNAIDEITARLKLNGRLFYIGTGTSGRLGVLDASECPPTFCTNPDLVQGIIAGGVPSLTKSSEYLEDLSEIAIADLKDRDFSCRDVLIGITASGRTPYVLSALNYSKSLNALTISISSVPESDSTLDNNIDIRLITGPEILAGSTRLKAGTATKMALNIISTSVMIKLGKVYGNRMIDLSVSNDKLLDRAIGILFDIGSVDKETSIRLLKKTNGSVKLSLLIALSGMDVIDAKQLLNDSKGNLRTALIKFKDN; this is encoded by the coding sequence ATGAGTGATATAAATAAAGATTCAAAAAATATTATTAATCGAATACTAACTGAGCAGATTAATTTAACTTCTAATGAATTGGATACTAAGTCGACAAATGAAATAGTTAATATTTTTTCAGAAGCTGATAAAGAACCCCAAAAAGCTGTGGAGCGAGTTATTCCAGAATTAGTTAATGCTATTGATGAAATCACTGCAAGACTTAAATTAAATGGCAGATTATTTTATATTGGTACTGGTACTTCAGGAAGATTGGGAGTACTTGATGCCTCAGAATGTCCCCCAACTTTTTGCACGAATCCTGATTTGGTTCAAGGAATAATCGCTGGAGGTGTACCATCTCTAACAAAAAGTTCTGAATATCTAGAGGATTTATCTGAGATTGCTATTGCTGATCTTAAAGATAGAGATTTCTCATGTAGAGATGTCTTAATAGGTATAACAGCAAGTGGTAGAACTCCTTATGTTCTAAGTGCATTAAACTATTCCAAAAGTTTAAATGCACTAACTATTTCTATTTCATCAGTTCCAGAAAGTGATTCAACTTTAGATAATAATATCGATATTAGGCTGATTACTGGACCTGAAATTCTTGCGGGTTCTACAAGATTAAAAGCTGGAACAGCTACAAAGATGGCTTTAAATATAATTTCTACATCTGTGATGATTAAATTAGGTAAGGTTTATGGCAATAGAATGATTGATTTATCAGTATCCAATGACAAATTATTGGATAGAGCAATCGGTATTTTATTTGATATTGGATCGGTTGATAAAGAAACTTCTATTCGACTTTTAAAGAAGACAAATGGATCTGTAAAATTGTCTTTATTAATTGCTTTGTCTGGAATGGATGTTATAGATGCCAAGCAATTACTTAATGATTCAAAGGGTAATTTAAGAACTGCACTTATTAAATTTAAAGATAATTGA
- a CDS encoding peptidylprolyl isomerase — MSKVLMETDKGQLTIDLFDNDAPKTVENFLKLVKEGFYNGLSFHRVINGFMAQGGCPNTREGSRGMPGTGGPGYSINCEINPNKHEAGSLSMAHAGKDTGGSQFFLVHSPQPHLDGVHTVFGKTNDIKTLLSITNGTKINSVSII; from the coding sequence ATGTCTAAAGTATTGATGGAAACAGATAAAGGCCAATTGACTATTGACCTCTTTGATAATGATGCACCAAAAACAGTAGAAAACTTTTTGAAACTTGTTAAAGAAGGTTTTTACAATGGCCTATCTTTTCACAGAGTCATTAATGGGTTTATGGCTCAAGGCGGATGTCCAAATACAAGAGAGGGCTCAAGAGGTATGCCTGGCACTGGAGGCCCTGGTTATTCCATAAATTGTGAAATTAATCCAAACAAACATGAAGCTGGTTCTCTTTCTATGGCCCACGCAGGAAAGGATACTGGTGGTAGCCAATTCTTTTTAGTTCATTCTCCACAGCCACATTTGGATGGAGTACATACTGTTTTTGGTAAAACTAATGATATTAAAACTCTTCTATCTATCACTAATGGTACTAAAATTAATAGTGTAAGTATTATTTAA
- the ribBA gene encoding bifunctional 3,4-dihydroxy-2-butanone-4-phosphate synthase/GTP cyclohydrolase II — protein sequence MKSEDCYEIEFDDIADALAAIRNGECVVVVDDEKRENEGDLICAAQFATPQQINFMATEARGLICLAMQGERLDELDLPLMVDRNTDSNQTAFTVSIDAGPEFGVSTGISAEDRAKTIQVALNSQTKPIDLRRPGHIFPLRAKIGGVLKRAGHTEAAVDLSLLAGLSPAGVICEIQNLDGSMARLPELKKYAQERNLKLISIADLIHYRLENERFVYRQAIAKLPSLFGDFKAIGYKNELDGSEHVAIIKGNPENLKEPVLVRMHSECLTGDAFGSLRCDCRPQLEAALSRISEEGEGVVVYLRQEGRGIGLVNKLKAYNLQDGGLDTVEANEKLGFPADLRNYGVGAQILTDLGINRLKLLTNNPRKIAGLGGYGLQVESRVPLVICPGDHNAAYLEVKREKLGHLIDNNIQTNLINERQNIVVYWDGKVDNRELKHFEDKACKWSENHFLNISIQTAQRLIALCENPLFIWNVRHRDIKAHLEGNLIDKRLLESLLKELSNWKNTERIGIIKTDNYERLLHPSSNISIEEKNISELSNFENSPLFDWNLKDKNRTIEWS from the coding sequence TTGAAATCAGAAGATTGTTATGAAATTGAATTTGATGATATAGCAGATGCTCTAGCTGCTATCAGAAATGGTGAATGTGTTGTTGTGGTTGATGATGAAAAGAGAGAAAACGAAGGCGATTTAATATGTGCTGCTCAATTTGCGACTCCCCAGCAAATAAATTTCATGGCAACAGAGGCTAGAGGTTTGATATGTCTAGCAATGCAAGGCGAAAGATTAGACGAATTAGATCTTCCATTAATGGTTGACAGAAATACCGATTCAAACCAAACCGCATTCACAGTAAGTATCGATGCAGGTCCAGAATTTGGAGTATCTACGGGTATTTCGGCTGAAGATAGGGCTAAAACAATTCAAGTTGCTCTTAATAGTCAAACAAAACCAATTGATTTAAGAAGACCGGGTCATATTTTCCCTTTAAGAGCAAAAATTGGAGGAGTCTTGAAAAGGGCTGGACATACGGAAGCGGCAGTAGATCTATCTTTGTTAGCAGGCTTATCTCCTGCAGGCGTTATATGTGAAATTCAAAATCTGGATGGCTCAATGGCAAGATTGCCTGAGTTAAAAAAGTATGCGCAAGAAAGAAATTTAAAGTTAATCAGTATTGCAGATTTAATTCACTACAGACTTGAAAATGAGAGATTTGTGTACAGACAAGCAATAGCAAAGTTGCCTAGCCTATTTGGAGATTTCAAGGCAATCGGTTATAAGAATGAATTGGATGGATCAGAACATGTAGCGATAATAAAAGGAAATCCAGAAAATTTAAAAGAGCCAGTATTAGTAAGAATGCACTCAGAGTGTCTAACGGGAGACGCGTTTGGATCATTAAGGTGCGATTGTAGGCCTCAATTAGAAGCTGCCTTGTCAAGAATTTCTGAAGAAGGAGAAGGAGTTGTTGTCTATCTAAGGCAGGAAGGGAGAGGTATAGGTTTAGTTAACAAATTAAAAGCCTATAATCTACAAGATGGAGGATTAGATACTGTTGAAGCAAATGAGAAGTTAGGTTTTCCTGCAGATTTAAGAAACTATGGAGTAGGGGCGCAAATATTGACAGATTTAGGAATAAATAGACTTAAATTACTAACAAATAATCCTAGAAAAATAGCTGGTCTTGGTGGATATGGTCTTCAGGTTGAATCTAGAGTTCCATTAGTTATTTGTCCGGGAGATCATAATGCAGCTTATCTTGAGGTGAAAAGAGAAAAACTTGGACACTTAATTGATAATAATATTCAGACAAACTTAATCAATGAAAGACAAAATATTGTTGTCTATTGGGATGGAAAAGTTGACAACAGAGAATTAAAACATTTTGAAGATAAAGCATGTAAGTGGTCAGAAAACCATTTTTTAAATATTTCTATTCAAACTGCTCAAAGGTTAATAGCTCTATGTGAAAACCCATTATTTATTTGGAATGTTAGACATAGAGATATCAAAGCACATTTGGAAGGTAACTTGATAGATAAAAGATTACTTGAGTCACTACTTAAGGAACTAAGCAATTGGAAAAATACAGAAAGAATTGGAATAATTAAAACTGATAATTATGAAAGACTTTTACATCCTTCCTCAAATATATCGATTGAGGAAAAAAATATTAGCGAACTTTCAAATTTTGAAAATTCGCCGTTATTTGATTGGAATTTAAAAGATAAGAACAGAACTATTGAATGGAGTTAA
- the argC gene encoding N-acetyl-gamma-glutamyl-phosphate reductase: MAISTSKTGRIAIIGASGYGGLQLVKLINEHPDFKISTLNGERSVGKSWNEINPFMKILGDKKITKSNIDEIAHDSDYAILSLPNGLSSQLTPLLLKKGVKVLDLSADYRFKSLDKWKEVYKKEAAKYPRFDYELCEEAIYGFSEEFNSEISNSRLIACPGCYPTASLSLLIPFLKQGLIESEGIIIDAKSGTSGGGRNPSEQLLLSECSESIRPYGVIGHRHTAEIERIASHFAGHEVNLQFTPHLVPMVRGILSTVYARLRDPGLTAEDCKIVIEAFYKDQPFIDILPVGTYPATKWVKNTNKVMISVEVDKRNGRIVLMSVIDNLLKGQAGQAVQNLNIMHGLESDIGLPKITFYP; encoded by the coding sequence ATGGCAATTAGTACATCGAAAACTGGGAGGATCGCAATTATTGGAGCATCTGGATACGGTGGACTTCAGCTTGTTAAGTTGATCAATGAGCATCCTGATTTTAAGATTTCAACTTTAAATGGTGAGCGATCAGTAGGTAAAAGCTGGAATGAAATAAATCCTTTTATGAAAATTTTGGGAGATAAAAAGATAACTAAAAGCAATATTGATGAAATCGCTCATGATTCTGATTATGCAATATTGAGTCTCCCTAATGGTTTATCATCACAGTTAACACCTTTATTATTAAAAAAAGGTGTTAAGGTCCTCGATTTGTCAGCTGATTATAGATTTAAATCTCTAGATAAATGGAAAGAAGTCTATAAAAAAGAAGCAGCGAAATATCCAAGATTTGACTACGAATTATGTGAAGAGGCTATTTATGGTTTTTCAGAAGAATTTAATAGCGAAATTTCAAATTCTAGATTAATTGCATGTCCAGGTTGCTATCCAACTGCTTCACTTAGCTTACTTATTCCATTTTTAAAACAAGGCTTAATAGAAAGTGAAGGAATTATTATTGATGCAAAATCTGGTACATCTGGTGGCGGGAGAAATCCAAGTGAGCAACTTTTATTGTCTGAATGCTCTGAATCAATTAGACCCTATGGAGTTATTGGACATAGGCATACGGCTGAAATAGAAAGGATTGCAAGTCATTTTGCTGGTCACGAAGTCAATTTACAATTCACTCCTCATTTAGTGCCAATGGTTAGAGGGATTTTGTCGACAGTTTATGCTCGTTTAAGAGATCCCGGATTAACAGCTGAAGACTGCAAAATTGTAATTGAAGCTTTTTATAAAGATCAACCATTTATTGATATCTTGCCTGTAGGAACTTATCCAGCAACTAAATGGGTTAAAAATACTAATAAAGTTATGATCTCTGTCGAAGTTGATAAACGTAACGGAAGAATTGTTCTAATGAGTGTTATAGATAATCTACTAAAAGGTCAAGCAGGTCAGGCAGTTCAAAATTTAAATATTATGCATGGACTTGAATCAGATATTGGTCTTCCTAAGATTACTTTTTATCCTTGA
- the purN gene encoding phosphoribosylglycinamide formyltransferase, translating to MNQDNKEYAERNLFNGLNGQSLISPIESVNNLVEPKIRLGILASGNGSNFEYIIKSIQNKELNAEISILIVNNPNCLAIEKAIKYDIPYIIINHRDCNSRLEHDILVMNKLEEISVDIVVMAGWMRIVGEEIINKFNKRLINIHPSLLPSFKGIDAIQQAMDTKVTITGCTVHYVQKEVDSGSIIIQAAVPIKEKDSIETLKKRIQDMEHIILPLAIAKVAIEIRTSFKDKK from the coding sequence ATGAATCAAGATAATAAAGAATATGCTGAAAGAAATTTATTTAATGGTTTAAATGGACAGAGTCTAATAAGTCCAATTGAATCAGTAAACAATTTAGTTGAGCCAAAGATTAGATTAGGTATCCTTGCCTCTGGTAATGGATCAAATTTTGAATACATTATTAAATCTATTCAAAACAAGGAACTTAATGCAGAAATTTCAATATTAATTGTTAATAATCCTAATTGCTTAGCAATAGAAAAGGCAATTAAATATGATATACCCTATATAATTATTAATCATAGAGATTGTAATTCGAGATTAGAACACGATATATTGGTTATGAATAAACTAGAGGAAATATCTGTAGATATAGTTGTCATGGCTGGATGGATGAGAATTGTTGGTGAAGAAATAATTAATAAGTTTAATAAGAGACTAATTAATATACATCCATCACTTCTACCATCTTTTAAAGGCATTGATGCAATACAGCAGGCAATGGATACAAAGGTAACTATTACTGGCTGTACAGTTCACTATGTTCAAAAGGAGGTTGATTCAGGCTCAATAATTATTCAAGCGGCAGTTCCTATAAAAGAAAAAGATAGTATAGAAACCTTAAAAAAACGAATTCAAGATATGGAACATATAATATTACCTTTAGCTATTGCTAAAGTAGCAATAGAAATTAGAACTAGTTTCAAGGATAAAAAGTAA
- a CDS encoding glucose-6-phosphate isomerase has protein sequence MAITDIFQMNNKDKWRRYCDLLYSNDSLGFWLDISRMDVETTDFEDFNEMYSKAFDALESLENGSIANIDESRQVGHYWLRNPKVAPSPDISDSITKEIQDISKFGASILNGEITNSDGKKYTDVFWIGIGGSGLGPLLIKESFKRETIGLDLHFLDNVDPEGISHKLNSILPNLDSTLFVVVSKSGGTPEPLIGMEQAMKFVRDNNQNWSSRAIAITSKGSKLDVLADNENWLDIFDLPDWVGGRTSITGAVGLLPAALIGADIDKFLNGASQMDALTRVKDIKNNPAALLSLAWFKSGNGKGLRDMVVLPYRDRLEVFSRYLQQLVMESLGKKYDRDEIQVNQGIAVYGNKGSTDQHAYVQQLRDGIDNFFVNFIEILHDPLEIVEVKNKRPGDYLSGFLQGTRSALTEGGRQNLTITFKSFDESSLGALIALFERAVSLYAELINVNAYNQPGVEAGKKAATKIIKLQKEIEELLADGKQRTLNEINDELSSESTESIYLILRKLSENSEHYSMIGNQSNPDKLIILKT, from the coding sequence ATGGCAATAACTGACATCTTCCAGATGAATAACAAAGATAAATGGAGAAGGTACTGCGACCTTTTGTATAGCAATGATTCATTAGGTTTTTGGCTTGATATAAGCAGAATGGATGTAGAGACAACCGATTTTGAAGATTTTAATGAAATGTATTCCAAAGCTTTTGATGCGCTAGAAAGTCTCGAGAATGGTTCTATTGCCAATATTGATGAAAGTAGGCAAGTAGGTCATTACTGGCTTAGGAATCCAAAAGTTGCTCCAAGCCCTGATATTTCAGATTCTATTACTAAGGAAATTCAAGACATATCCAAGTTTGGGGCTTCAATATTAAATGGTGAAATAACAAACAGCGACGGAAAAAAATATACAGATGTTTTTTGGATTGGAATCGGTGGTAGTGGTTTGGGTCCTCTACTCATTAAGGAGTCCTTCAAGAGAGAAACAATCGGATTGGATCTACATTTTCTAGACAATGTAGATCCTGAGGGGATTTCCCATAAATTAAATTCTATCCTTCCCAATCTTGATTCAACTTTGTTTGTAGTTGTTAGTAAATCTGGTGGCACTCCAGAACCATTAATTGGAATGGAGCAAGCTATGAAGTTTGTTCGCGATAACAACCAAAATTGGTCATCTAGGGCGATAGCTATTACATCAAAAGGTAGCAAGCTAGATGTTTTAGCCGATAATGAGAATTGGTTAGATATTTTTGATTTACCCGATTGGGTTGGTGGCAGGACAAGTATTACTGGCGCTGTTGGATTATTACCTGCTGCCCTAATTGGCGCTGATATAGACAAATTCTTAAATGGAGCATCTCAGATGGATGCACTTACAAGAGTAAAAGACATTAAAAATAATCCAGCAGCACTTTTGTCTTTAGCTTGGTTCAAATCGGGAAATGGAAAAGGGTTAAGAGATATGGTTGTACTTCCCTATAGAGACAGATTAGAAGTTTTCAGTAGATATCTTCAACAACTTGTCATGGAATCTTTAGGTAAAAAGTATGACAGAGATGAAATTCAAGTTAATCAAGGTATCGCAGTTTATGGAAACAAAGGTTCTACAGATCAGCATGCATATGTGCAGCAATTAAGAGATGGTATTGATAATTTTTTTGTTAATTTCATAGAAATTCTTCATGACCCCTTAGAGATAGTTGAAGTAAAAAATAAAAGACCAGGTGACTATTTGTCTGGATTTCTTCAAGGAACTCGGTCAGCATTAACTGAAGGAGGTAGGCAGAATTTGACTATCACTTTCAAGTCATTTGATGAATCAAGTCTTGGTGCTTTAATCGCATTATTTGAGCGAGCTGTAAGTCTCTATGCAGAATTGATTAATGTTAATGCCTACAATCAACCGGGAGTTGAAGCAGGTAAAAAAGCCGCTACAAAGATAATCAAACTTCAAAAAGAGATTGAGGAATTATTAGCTGATGGGAAGCAAAGAACATTAAATGAAATCAATGATGAGTTGTCTTCTGAATCAACAGAGTCAATTTATTTAATTCTTAGAAAACTTTCAGAAAATTCCGAACATTATTCAATGATTGGTAATCAATCAAATCCTGATAAGCTTATTATTTTGAAAACTTGA
- the leuS gene encoding leucine--tRNA ligase, with the protein MNNTTSDINDQRYEPREVEAYWQKEWANDDLYRTNTEVNKENTFYALSMFPYPSGSLHMGHVRNYVITDVLARYKRMKGFNVLHPMGWDAFGLPAENAAIERETSPSTWTDKNISQMKDQLARLGLSIDWSKEVTTCKAEYYKWTQYIFNQLHKNNLAYQKKATVNWDPIDQTVLANEQVDAEGKSWRSGAKVEKKELNQWFLRITSFAEDLNKDLVTLNDWPDRVRVMQKNWIGKSIGAEITFDIKDSDQKITAFTTRIDTVYGVSYLVLASNHPLIDQLISSNDIDKLNEFRQTQEKLSDLERNSDTRQKLGMYLGVNAINPANNKEIPIWIGDYVIMEYGTGAVMGVPAHDSRDYQFAKSYNLPIQYVIKPNIDEDDNYLKAEYVDKGIMINSDKFNGIDSDIAKLEILEFGSNSNWAKSKITYKLRDWLISRQRYWGCPIPIINCKKCGQVRVPDKDLPVVLPIDIKLTGKGKSPLTTKTEWINTCCPKCGIDAKRETDTMDTFMCSSWYFLRYINPDNCENPFLNSEIDKWLPVKQYVGGIEHAILHLLYSRFLTKALKRCGLINIDEPFKKLLTQGMVQAITFKNPNTNKYFSKDQIEDIENPKDPLTGESIEIIFEKMSKSKYNGVDPSVVIDKYGADTARMFILFKAPPEKDLEWDDSDVEGQYRFIQRLWKFVINTLEITKNNSRLNIENEKSKDKEALRLINIAIKEITDDLDNLQFNTAISELMKVVNGLSSIVNYCSNQTLNKVISILVKITSPFSPHIAEELWKTIGNNQSIHLQSWPKFDAGAIEQDTFKLMIQINGKVRGSINASKNLSKEDLEDLAIKTEAAIKWMDGKEPKRIIVVPNKLVNIVI; encoded by the coding sequence TTGAATAATACTACTTCAGATATTAATGACCAGCGATACGAGCCTCGGGAAGTAGAAGCTTATTGGCAAAAAGAGTGGGCTAATGATGACCTCTATAGGACAAATACTGAGGTAAATAAAGAAAATACTTTCTATGCCTTGTCGATGTTTCCATACCCATCAGGTTCTTTACATATGGGTCACGTCAGGAATTATGTCATTACAGATGTACTGGCTAGATATAAAAGGATGAAAGGTTTTAACGTCTTACATCCAATGGGTTGGGATGCCTTCGGTTTACCTGCTGAAAATGCAGCAATAGAGAGAGAAACAAGTCCATCGACATGGACAGATAAAAATATTTCACAAATGAAAGATCAATTAGCTCGCCTTGGATTATCAATAGATTGGTCTAAAGAAGTTACCACTTGCAAAGCAGAATATTATAAATGGACTCAATATATATTTAATCAATTACATAAAAATAATCTTGCCTATCAAAAAAAAGCAACAGTTAATTGGGATCCAATTGATCAAACTGTTCTTGCGAATGAGCAAGTAGATGCTGAAGGTAAATCATGGAGATCTGGAGCTAAAGTTGAAAAAAAAGAATTAAATCAGTGGTTTTTACGAATTACTAGTTTTGCCGAAGATCTTAATAAGGATTTAGTTACCCTTAATGACTGGCCAGATAGAGTAAGGGTTATGCAAAAAAATTGGATTGGTAAATCCATCGGTGCAGAAATAACATTTGATATCAAAGATAGCGACCAAAAAATAACAGCTTTCACCACAAGAATAGATACAGTCTATGGTGTAAGTTATCTGGTATTAGCATCAAATCATCCATTAATTGATCAATTAATAAGTTCTAATGATATTGATAAATTAAATGAGTTTAGACAAACTCAAGAAAAGTTAAGTGATCTTGAACGTAATTCAGATACTAGACAAAAACTAGGAATGTATTTAGGAGTAAATGCAATTAATCCAGCAAATAATAAAGAGATACCGATTTGGATAGGAGACTATGTGATTATGGAATATGGAACTGGTGCTGTGATGGGTGTCCCTGCTCACGATAGTAGAGATTATCAGTTTGCAAAATCATATAATTTACCAATTCAATATGTAATAAAACCCAATATTGATGAAGATGATAATTATTTAAAGGCTGAATATGTTGATAAGGGTATCATGATCAATTCAGATAAATTTAATGGTATTGATTCTGATATTGCAAAATTAGAAATACTTGAATTTGGTTCAAATTCAAATTGGGCAAAATCAAAGATAACATACAAGTTAAGAGATTGGCTTATATCTAGACAACGATATTGGGGCTGCCCAATTCCGATTATTAATTGTAAGAAGTGTGGCCAAGTAAGAGTCCCGGACAAGGATCTTCCAGTTGTACTACCAATTGATATTAAATTAACTGGTAAAGGTAAGAGTCCTTTAACAACAAAAACCGAATGGATAAATACTTGTTGCCCTAAATGTGGAATTGATGCAAAAAGAGAAACTGATACAATGGACACTTTTATGTGTTCATCTTGGTACTTTTTAAGATATATAAACCCTGATAATTGTGAAAATCCTTTTCTGAACAGCGAAATAGATAAATGGCTTCCAGTTAAGCAGTATGTTGGTGGTATCGAGCACGCAATCTTACATTTACTATATTCTAGATTTTTAACCAAGGCTCTCAAAAGGTGTGGATTAATAAATATCGATGAACCTTTTAAGAAACTACTAACTCAAGGGATGGTTCAAGCCATTACTTTTAAAAATCCCAATACAAATAAATATTTTTCAAAGGATCAGATTGAAGATATTGAAAACCCTAAAGATCCACTTACAGGAGAGAGTATTGAAATCATCTTTGAAAAGATGTCGAAGTCAAAATATAATGGTGTAGATCCATCTGTAGTGATAGATAAATATGGTGCTGACACAGCAAGAATGTTCATTCTTTTTAAAGCGCCACCAGAAAAAGATTTAGAGTGGGATGACTCCGATGTTGAAGGGCAATACCGATTTATACAGAGACTCTGGAAATTTGTTATTAATACTTTAGAAATAACAAAGAATAATTCAAGATTAAATATAGAAAATGAAAAGTCAAAAGATAAAGAGGCTTTACGCCTAATTAATATTGCTATTAAGGAAATTACTGATGATTTGGATAATCTACAATTTAATACAGCAATATCTGAACTTATGAAGGTTGTAAATGGCCTAAGTTCAATAGTTAATTACTGTAGCAATCAAACTCTAAATAAAGTTATTTCAATATTAGTTAAAATAACTTCTCCATTTTCTCCTCATATTGCAGAGGAACTTTGGAAGACAATCGGAAATAATCAAAGTATTCATCTTCAGTCATGGCCAAAATTTGATGCAGGTGCAATTGAACAAGATACTTTTAAACTTATGATTCAAATCAATGGAAAAGTCAGAGGATCAATTAATGCTAGTAAAAATCTATCTAAAGAAGATTTAGAGGACTTAGCTATTAAAACTGAGGCTGCTATTAAATGGATGGATGGAAAAGAACCAAAACGAATAATTGTTGTCCCGAATAAATTAGTGAATATAGTTATTTAG